aaggaagaggtaTCTCGAGCAGATGAAGTACTGTTGGAAAATGCCACTTCCGATGACTGGGATGCTAGTTGGGACGACGACAGTGGGGACGAGTCCAAGGAAATCCCCTCAGGAACGCAAGAAGgtgaggatgatgtcgcgGCTTGGGGTCTTGACGACGACGGTACAGAGGAGGTAGTGGAGACCAAAGTCGGTATCTCAGAATCcgccgatgacgacgatgcaGACGCATGGGGCTGGggtgacgacgaagacggagaTGAGCGTGTTGAGAACCAACCAGCCCAGGAGACTCATAAGGCCACTCCCGTAATTGGAAGAGATATCGGACATCGTGCCCCCCGGGAAGTTACTCTGAGAGAGCACTACACTGTCACGGATATTCCGGACTCCATTATGGCGATCGTCCGACAGCAGGTCACAGATGTGGAAGCCATATCACAGCCTGGGTAAGTTGGCCAGTATTTATGATCTGTACATGCGCTTACAACAACTTAGTCATGATCATACGCGTATTATCTCTTCTCCGGCTGGTCTTCTTGCACTTCCGACATTAATCCTGGCTATGTTCAAGGCCACAGCACCATCATTCTACAGTCTCAAATTCAATGCTGGACAAATGTACTTGTATAACGACAGTTTGTACCTTGTCGAGCAGCTCCGGACTATGGTTGAGGAACATAAGCTGTCGCGTCTCAGTTCGGATCTGGACGCATTTGAAAAGTTCGGCAAGCTCGCCTATAGCAAGGAGATGCAGACTCAACGCACTATAGTCACCGACTTGCTCGATGGTGCCCAGGGATTCAGTCAGTGTTCAGAACAGCCGTTCCTTGGGGAGTGCGAAAACGCAATATGCGCCACTGTTGACAGAATTCGCGATGTCTACAAGGAATGGCAACCAATCCTGTCACCCTCTGCGCTTCTTCAATCGATTGGATCATTGGTAGCCTCCGTCATCAACAAGATTATCATTGATATCGAGGATTTGGGTGATATCTCGGAAGCCCAGTCACAGCGCCTAGTGTCTTTCTGTAATCAGGTCTCTCAATTGGAGGATCTGTTTATGCCTGCGTCAGCTGAAGCTGAACGTGTGCCAATTACCGCGGTGTACGTGCGCAACTGGTTGAAGTTTCAATACCTGATAAATATACTGGAAAGCTCTCTTGCCGACATTAAATTTTTGTGGACAGAAGGAGAGCTTCGGCTCGAATTTTCAGCAGACGAGGTGGTTGATCTGATCGAGGCTCTCTTTGCGGAGTCTGACTACCGACGGAAGGCGATTGCAGATATTCGACGACAGTCTCGGGGATAAGACCCCAAATTGACAAGTTGTATATAATACATACTGTAATAAATAGCACAAGAGAATCTTGACCAACACAGATATGATTGACTGTTTTGTCTGTAACTATGCTCTGTTGCCTTCAAATTGGCTGACTGGGTAACAGCGAAACTCCGCGCACTGCGCAAGTGGCCGCATCGGCCGCCGtatttttttcccttccctctACGGTTGACGGAGCAAGTGTCTGGTATCGATGAGAATTTTCAAACACGCTTCTTCTGGGATAGTTACTGTCCAGAGTTCAATATGAACGACGGCTCAAATTCTGATGCTACTGCAACCTCGTCTGCTGCCCAGCGACAGGTCCGCGTGCAGCTCACCAGCAAACAGGAAGATATTGCGCTGCCAGATAACACTGGACCCATCTTGGTTCCTACAAGTAGGTCATTTCCTTCTGGTATCATTCGACTAAATTGTCGCAAATCTGACGCGTCTGCTTACTACAGGTCTGCGACGATATGCGCTTTCGACACTGGTGAACAAACTCCTTGGTAACGACAAACCGATACCATTCGAGTTTCTGATCAACGGTACATTTCTGCGAACTTCGATCGATGAATATCTAACAGCCAATGGTATCTCTGCCGAGACGACTTTGGAGATTGAATATGTCAGAGCATTGATCCCCCCGCTGCACATCGCATCCTTCCAGCACGATGACTGGGTTAGCTCCACTGATGTGCTCTCTGCAACCTCTCCCGCTGCCACCTGGGCATCTGCGACAATctctcaaggtcaagagaAGATCCTTTCTGGCAGCTACGACGGCTTGCTTCGGGTATGGAACATGTCATCTCAGATTGTTGCGACTTCCCCGGCGGCCGCCGATGGGGGGCATACGGCATCCATCAAAGCGGCCAAATTCGTCACACCGAACCAGATCGCATCGGCGGGTCTTGATCGTACAGTGCGTCTATGGAAATATGCTGAGAGTGATGAAGGATTCTCGGGCACAATAGCTCCCCAGCTCGAGCTGTATGGGCACAAGTCTGGCATAAATTCTCTGGCCGTGCACGCGCTCTCGAACCGTATACTATCCGCCTCCTCAGATAATAGTGTCGGCTTCTGGTCGACGAAGAAATCGGACGCCCCCGCCGCGCCAGACGACCTGCTGCCATCGGCTGCATCAAGGAGCTCTAAGAGGAGAAAGCTGAACTCTTCTGTGACTGTTCCCCAGCGAGGGCCATTGGCACTCTTGTCCTCGCACACCGCACCCGTATCTGCTGCTATCTTCGATGCGAAGGACTCGACAGTTGGTTACTCGGCTTCTTGGGACCATTCAATGCGCACATGGGACCTTGTCACCTCTGCTCTGGTGGACACCCGGACGACGTCTCACTCGCTGCTTTCTCTTGAGCATCTCCCGGAGCTCAACCTGCTCGCTGCGGGAACATCCGCGCGCCACATTACTCTCATTGACCCCCGCGCATCAGCGACGACAATCTCTGCCATGACATTGCGGGGTCACACGAACGCCGTCGTCTCGTTGGCTCGAGACCCTCACAGTACATATGGTCTGATCAGTGGAAGCCACGACGGCACATGTCGCATCTGGGATATCCGTGCCACGAAAACCGATAAAGACGGTGCCGTTGGCGAGAGCGTCTACTCCATCTCACGGAAGAGTCTGGAGGAGCAAGGAAGGTCAGATACTAAGCGCGTTGGAGGCGAAGGTGTCAAGGTCTTCAGTGTTTGCTGGGACAAGACAGTTGGCATCGTTAGTGCGGGAGAGGATAAGAGAATTCAGATCAACCGGGGCGAAGGCGTATTGTCCGCATAATATGTATCGCAAATATTCTTTTGGTTTCTTAGTGGAGTACGAAAAGTTGGAGTTATTCTTGTCTCTTTCCAATATACAAGCATGATTTTGTCATGACTGATTTAGACACTATGAGATTCGTTTTGGAGAGATGAAAGAGCACATACCGAAGAAGATATCTCATCTGCTTTTAGTTTCGCATTCTCTGCCTATAATATGATACATGGATATAGAAATTTCAAAAGTACATAAAGTGCCAACGAGCATAACGCCATTACCATGCCTTGAAGTATAGCAGCCAACATATTCAAAGTCACAGTCTTCTTTCCATACGATTGAGCTTGACTGCGGTCGAAATCTGTGGATCTTGTCAGTATGCACCGCCTTTCCTTGTCTCCAACTCGTAACACGAACGAGTCCGGATCAAACCCGCAAACGTAAAAGGATAACCCACCTGTGTCCTCGTTCTCTGTCCCCTAACCGGCAATCCCAACGCATGGCGTCTGCCACGGTATGAACCCGACTCCTTCAGCCGCTTGATATCATCAAGAATCTGCCTCCGGAGATCATTCTCGATCTTCATGTCGGATAAAGCAGCTGTAAGGTCCAGAACCTGCTTGTTCGCAAGCTCGCCAACCTTACATGTGGGGTGGATGTGGAAGCGGGCGAGGAGACGTGCAGAAACCTGGGGGCCAACACCGAAGAACGTCTCGAGGGATTTCTATGTTAATCGTCAGAATCGTGTCGATAATTTATGAACAAACAGAGAAATGGCCGGGTGGTCTGAGTCTTTGGGACAGAGATGCGCTTGCCTTGACGAGATTCCGCTCAGGAAAATTCACACCCAGAATGAAGACCTAGATTACAGTAAGAATGCATAATTGCGTGAGTTGAACTTGGGCAATACCATCTTGGATAACTAGCTGGAATCGCAGTTCCTAGAAAcgatttctcttcttccgatTGCGCTGGACAGCCATCATTGATCGCAGTTGATGATCAGGAAGCGGAAGAAACTACGCTGCAAAAACATTTCTCCGAGCTGACTCTGTGAATATATGAAAATTACTGGGATTTTGTATCAAACGCTTTGCCTTGTTGAACAGTTCGCACATTTTGCTCCACATTCCAGCGGATTTACAGCAAATGGATTTGAAAATTACGCCGCTTGTCCATTCAAATTGTCTTGGCATCTCCGCACGATATGGATTACTGCAAGctggcctcgacctccttcagTCCCAATCTATCCCATAGACTTTTCACAATCATTGCCCGCAATCTACTCTGCCGGCAATTGTGAGCAACTATGAATTTTAAAAGTctgttcttgtccttcttcctggtcttcgCGGTTGGACTCGCTCTGGTCCACGCCGAGGAGACTAAGGAGCCACGAGGCCCAAAGATCACAAGCAAGGTAAGCAAGTCCTTTGCGTTTTTAATATACGCATCTAACGATTGG
The Aspergillus fumigatus Af293 chromosome 4, whole genome shotgun sequence DNA segment above includes these coding regions:
- a CDS encoding mitochondrial 37S ribosomal protein uS13m, with product MDKRRNFQIHLLVSSEKCFCSVFILGVNFPERNLVKASASLSQRLRPPGHFSKSLETFFGVGPQVSARLLARFHIHPTCKVGELANKQVLDLTAALSDMKIENDLRRQILDDIKRLKESGSYRGRRHALGLPVRGQRTRTQAENAKLKADEISSSVCALSSLQNESHSV
- the ytm1 gene encoding WD repeat WDR12/YTM1 family ribosome biogenesis protein, producing MNDGSNSDATATSSAAQRQVRVQLTSKQEDIALPDNTGPILVPTSLRRYALSTLVNKLLGNDKPIPFEFLINGTFLRTSIDEYLTANGISAETTLEIEYVRALIPPLHIASFQHDDWVSSTDVLSATSPAATWASATISQGQEKILSGSYDGLLRVWNMSSQIVATSPAAADGGHTASIKAAKFVTPNQIASAGLDRTVRLWKYAESDEGFSGTIAPQLELYGHKSGINSLAVHALSNRILSASSDNSVGFWSTKKSDAPAAPDDLLPSAASRSSKRRKLNSSVTVPQRGPLALLSSHTAPVSAAIFDAKDSTVGYSASWDHSMRTWDLVTSALVDTRTTSHSLLSLEHLPELNLLAAGTSARHITLIDPRASATTISAMTLRGHTNAVVSLARDPHSTYGLISGSHDGTCRIWDIRATKTDKDGAVGESVYSISRKSLEEQGRSDTKRVGGEGVKVFSVCWDKTVGIVSAGEDKRIQINRGEGVLSA